The DNA sequence GTCGGCGAGCCGGTTCGGCGCCGACGTGAACCGCACGTGCGCGAGCGAGCTGGCGAGCTTCGTGAAGCGCCAGCTGCGCTGCGCGCCGTCCGCCGCGCGCGTGATCGTGCCGCGCTTCTTGATGAACGCGATCAGCACGTCGCGGTTCGCGTCGGGCGACGCGAAGATCGTCTTGCTGCCGTCGAGGCCCGGGAAGTTGCCGCCGCCGCTCGCACGGTAGTTGTTGGTCGCGACGATGAACTGCGCGTTCGGGTCGAGCGGCGCGCCCTTGTACGTCAGGTTGCGAATGCGGCTGCCGACCGGCTGAGTGACGTCGATCTCGTAGGCGAGGTCGGCCGACGTGAACATGTCGAAGTTGTAGCCGGGGAAGCTGCTGACGAGCGGCTGCACGGTCGCCTTGGTCGGGTCGATCGTGTTGAAGCGCCTGGCGGCCGTCTCGAGCCAGTTCTTCACGTCGGCGCCGCTCACCTTCACCGCATACACGGTGTTCGGATACAGGTACAGGTCGGCCGCGTTGTTGATCGCGAGCGCGCCCGGCGCGACGTCGGTGTAGTCGCTGCCGCCGCCGAAGCCGCTCTTGAACGGCGCGCTCACCGACAGCACCGGCAGCGACGCGTACTGCGGCAGGTTCGCCTGCACGTAGGTCTTCACGTAGTCGGCCTGCGCCTCGTTGACGATCTGGATCGCGCCCGGATCGCCGACGTCCGCGAAGTACGAGTTCATCCGGTAGTCGGTCGAGCCGATCGGCGTCTTCACGTAGTCGATGGTCGCCTGGTGCTCGGCCGCGATCGCCGCGGACACCGACGGATCGGCCGCGACGTAGCTCTTGTCGGCGTTCTGGATCGGCCGCGCCTCGACGGTGGTCTGCGACTTGTCGACGCTCCAGGTCTTGCCGTCGAACTTCAGCCCGAGCTTGATCACGCCCAGATGCTTGCCCCAGTAGTTCGCCATCACGGTCGGCACGCCGTTGACGGTGCCCTTCACCTTGTCGACGCCCGGCAGGTTGAACTGCGCGACCGTGCTGTTCGCGTCGGGGAACACCTGGTGCGAATGGCCGATCAGCATCGCGTCGATGCCCGGCACGGTCGACAGCCACCAGCTGCCGTTTTCCATCGTCGGCGAATACGCCGTGTTGTCGAGCCCGCCGTGCGAGATCGCCACGACCAGATCGGCGCCCTTCGCGCGCATCTCGGGGATGTACTTCTCCGCCGCTTCCTTCAGGCCGGTCGTATAGACCTTGCCGTCGAGCCAGCGTTTGTCCCAGCTCATGATCGCGGGCGGCGTGAAGCCGATGATGCCGACCTTCACCGGCGCGCTGACCGTCTTGCCGTCGGGCGTGACGGCCGTGACCGTGCGCGTGAGGATCGTGTACGGCGTGAACAGCGGCGCGTTGGTCTTCGCGCTGATCACGTTGGCGAGCACCTGCGGGAAGTTCGGCCCCGCGCACTTCTTCTGCTGCGCGGGGGCCGGCAGCCCGTCGACGTCGAACGTGTTGCCGGTGACCTGCGACAGGTACGGCAGCCCGTAGTTGAATTCGTGGTTGCCGATCCCGCCGCCGTCGAATCTGGCGGCGTTCATCACCTTGTAGATCGCGAGCGTCTGGTCGCAGCCGAGCGGCTTCACGAGCGCCTGGTAGTCGGCCAGCGCGGTGCCCTGGATCGTGTCGCCGTTGTCGAGCAGCAGCGAGTTCGGATACTGCGCGCGCGCCTGCGCGATCAGCGTCGACACGCGCTCGAAGCCGAGCGAGTTGTCGGCGGCGAGCTTGAAATAGTCGTACGACAGCACGTTGGTGTGCAGGTCGGTCGTTTCGAGCAGCGCGAGCGTCGCCGTCGTGCCGGCGGGCGCCTGGGCCTGCGTTTGCGGCGCCGAAGCGGTGACGTCGTCGCCGCCGCAACCGGCGAGCGCGAACGCGAGGGAGGCGAGCGCGGCGGCGGTGCGCACGCGGCGGCGGGAAAGCGGGGGGAGACGCATCGATTGTCCTGTTCGGGTTCTGTTCTATGGGTCACGCGGTGCGCGGCGCGATGGCGGCGCGGGTGCCGACGGCCTGATGTGCGGCGCGTGAGAGTATCGAAAGGAAACATGACGGAAGAATGAAAGGTGGCGCGCCGCAGGCAGCGCAGGCACCGAAGGCACCTCAGGCGCCATTCGCCGCGGCAATGCGCCGCCGCACGGGCGTGGGATGGGCATCGTCACGTCGCGGCGCCGGGCGGTTCGATACAATGGGCGCTGACATTTTTTTGCAAACAACCCGCCCTTGGACATCGACACTCCTCCCGGGCTGTCCGTCGACGCCGGCGAACAGGGCCAGACGGTGCGCCTGTACGGCCAGTGGACCGCGCTCGCGCTCGCCCGCAATCGCGGCGCCATCACGCGCCGCGTCGCGGGCCTCGCGTCCGCGCGCCCGCGCGAATGGGATCTGTCGGGCATCGAGCGGCTCGACCACGTCGGCGGCCAGGCGCTGTGGCGCGTATGGGGCCGCAAGCTGCCGGCCGGCGTCGAGCTGAGCGACACGCAGCGCACCATCTTCGAGCGCATCGAGCGTCTCGACAGCCAGCGCGAGGCGCCCGAGCGCGTCGTGCGATTCGATCCGGTCACGCGCCTCGGGCTGGCGATCTTCACGTTCGGCGAGCATCTGCAGGGCGGCATCGCGATGTTCGGCCGCGTGATCCTCGACGCGCTGTCGGTGCTGCGCCGGCCGCAGACGATGCCGTGGAAGGAAACCTCGGCGAACATCTACAGCGCCGGCGCGCAGGCGCTGCCGATCACCGCGCTGGTCGCGTTCCTGATCGGCATCGTGCTCAGCTATCTGTCCGCGCAGCAGCTGCAGATGTTCGGCGCGAACCGCTACATCGTGAACATCCTCGGGCTGTCGGTGATCCGCGAGCTCGGCCCCGTGTTGTCGGCGATCCTGGTCGCGGGCCGCTCGGGCTCGGCGATCACCGCGCGGATCGGCGTGATGCGCGTGACCGAGGAGCTCGACGCGATGCGCGTGATGGGCATCCCGCACGGGCTGCGGCTGGTGCTGCCGCGCGTGCTGGCGCTCGGCGTCGCGATGCCGCTGCTGGTGATGTGGACCAACATCATCGCGCTGACCGGCGGCGCGCTCGCCGCGAAGTTCGTGCTCGCGATCGACTTCAACTATTTCGTGCGTTCGCTGCCGGGCGTCGTGCCGATCGCGAACCTGTACATCGGCGTCGGCAAGGGCGTCGTGTTCGGGATGCTGATCGCGCTGGTCGCCTGTCATTTCGGCTTCCGGATCAAGGCGAACTCGCAGAGCCTCGGCGAAGGCACGACGACGTCGGTCGTCACGTCGATCACGGTCGTGATCCTCGCCGACGCGGTGTTCGCGATCCTGTTTCAGAACGTGGGGCTCGGATGAGCACGTCTGACCATCCCGCCGCGCAGCCCGCGGCAGCCGGCGCGGGCGCGGCCGGCGCCGCACCTGGCGCGCCCGGCGGCGAGCTCGTGATCGAGGTGCGCAACCTCACCAAGCGCTACGGGCGCAACATCGTCCACCAAAAGCTCGACTTCGACGTACGGCGCGGCGAGATCGTCGCGATCGTCGGCGGCTCCGGCTCGGGCAAGACGACGCTGGTGCGGCAGATCCTCGGCCTCGAGCGGCCGACGTCGGGCACGATCAAGGTGTTCGGCGAGGATACGTCGACGATCGACGAAGCGAGCGCGCGGCTGATGCGCACGCGCTCGGGGATGCTGTTCCAGCAAGGCGCGCTGTTCTCGTCGATGACGGTGTTCGACAACATCGCGCAGCCGCTGCGCGAGCTCGGCCGCGTGCCGGCCGACCTGCTGCACGACATCGTGATGCTCAAGCTCGAGATGGTCGGGCTGCCGGGCAAGCATGCGTCGAAGATGCCGGCCGCGCTGTCGGGCGGGATGGTCAAGCGCGTCGGCATCGCGCGCGCGATCGCGCTCGAGCCCGAGCTGCTGTTCCTCGACGAGCCGACGGCCGGCCTCGACCCGCAGGCCTCCGACGAATTCGTCGAGCTGATCGGGACGCTGCACCGCACGCTCGGGCTGACCGTCGTGATGGTTACGCACGACCTCGACACGATGGTCGCGCTGTCGACGCGCGTCGCGGTGCTGGCCGATCGCAAGGTGCTGGTCGCGGCGCCGGTCGAGGAGGCCGCGGGCGTCGACCATCCGTTCATCCACGAATATTTCCTGGGGCTGCGCGGGCGCCGCGCATTGCAGGCGCTGCCGCCCGAGCGGCGCGCGAAGCTGCCGAAGGCGGCCCTCGAACCGGCGCTGTCGAGCGTCGAGCTGTAGACGAACGCATCAAGCAAGGAACCCGCGAATGGAAAACAAATCACACGCGTTCTGGGCCGGCCTGTTCACGATCGCGCTGACGCTGGCGATCGCGGGCACCGTGTTCTGGTTCAACGTCGACCGCACCGTGCGCGTGCCGTACGACCTGCTCGCGCGCACCAACGTGACGGGCCTGTTCCCCGATGCGGCCGTGCGCTTTCGCGGGCTCGACGTCGGCAAGGTGCAGTCGATCGGCTTCGACCGTACCCATCCGGGCCAGATCCGCATCCGGATTCTCGTCGACCACGACGCGCCGATCACGCAGTCCACTTACGGCAGCCTGGGCTTCCAGGGCGTCACGGGCATCGCGTTCGTGCAGCTCGAGGACACCGGCCGCGACCTCGCGCCGCTGCCGTCGTCGTCGAAGTCGATCGCGCAGATTCCGATGCGGCCGAGCCTGTTCGACCAGATCCAGGAGCGCGGCGACGTGCTGCTGCGGCAGCTCGAACAGGCGGCCAAAAGCGCGAACGAGCTGATGTCGCCGGAGATGCGCGCGCAGCTGCTCGCGACGGCCGCGAGCCTGCAGCACGCGGCGGACGGCGCGGCGGCCCTGTCGAAGCAGCTCGAGCCGGCGGTGGCCGCGCTGCCCGACACGATGCATCAGGTCGATCGCGCGATGGCGTCCGCGAACACGCTGCTGCAGCCGAACGGCCCGCTCGTCGCGAACCTGAACAAGGCCGGCTCGGCGGCCGAGCAGGTCGGCGTCGCGCTGAACGACCTGAACGCACGCGTGCAGTACGACACGCTGCCGCGCTTCAACGCGCTGGCGGGCAGCGTCGGCGATGCGTCGCGGCAATTGAAGGACGTCGCGGGTGAACTCGGCCGCAATCCGAGCAGTCTGTTGTTCGGCTCGCCCGGCCCCGCGCCGGGCCCCGGCGAGGCGGGCTTCGTCTGGCCGGGTACGACGGCCGCGAAGTAGCGCGCCGCCATGCGCTGCCGCCCGCTGTAACCCGCCGCCGCCGCGGCCGCCGTCGGTCGGCGGGCCGCGACGCCCGCGCGACGACGTCATCGAAACCGGAAACCTCATGCAGGAACATGCCATGCCACGAATCCTCGAACGCGCGCTGCGCCCGGCCGCGACCGCGCTCGCGCTGCTGACGCTCGCCCTCGCCGCCGGCTGCGCCGGCAACAGTGCGGCGCTGTCGAACGTCCGCTACGACCTCGGGCCGGCCGCGACGGTCGGCTCGACCGGCACGGGCTCGGCGCTGAAGGTGCTCGACATCGCCGCGCCCGACGCGCTCGACTCCGACAAGTTCGTCTACCGCCTCGCGTATGCGGACGCGCAGCGCACGGCCGTCTATCGCGACAGCCGCTGGACCGCGCCGCCCGCGCAACTGCTCACGCAGCGCCTGCGCGCGGCGTTGTCGTCGCGCGGCGCGGTGCTCGAAGGCTCCGACGGCGTGCGCGCGCCGACGCTGAAGGTCGACCTGACCGAGTTCGAGCAGGTGTTCGACGGGCAATCGCAGAGTCACGGCGCCGTCACCGCGCGCGCGACGTTGATGCAGGACGGCAAGGTGCTCGGTCAGCACACGTTCGTCTCGCGCGCGCCGTCGAGCACGCCCGATGCGGCCGGCGGCGCGAGCGCGCTGGCCGCCGCGAGCGATGAGCTGGTCGCGCAGATCGCCGCGTGGGTCGGCGTGCAGGCGTACGCGGGCACGCCGTGACGCGCGCCGCGCCGCCGCGATGAACGCGATACGCATGCCGCGCGCCTCGTCGCTCGCGCTGCAGGCGTTCGCCGCGTACGCGGCGCTCGTCGTCTATGCGTCGCTGTATCCGTTCGAAGGCTGGGTGTCGCTCGGCATCGGGCCGTTCGACTATCTGTTCGCGCCGCTGCAGCGTTACGTGACCGTGTTCGACGTGGCCACCAACGTGCTCGGCTACATGCCGTTCGGCGCGCTCGGCGTGCTCGCGCTGCATCCGCGCTGGCGCGGCGTCGCCGCGACGCTGGTGGTGACGGGGCTCGGCGTGCTGCTGTCGGGGACGATGGAGGCGCTGCAGACCTATCTGCCGACGCGCGTCGCGTCCAATCTCGATCTCGGCGCCAACGCGCTCGGCGCGCTGCTCGGCGCGTCGCTCGCGGCGCCGGCCACCGGCGCGCTGCTCGATCGCGGCGCGTTGCGGCGGCTGCGCTTCGCGTGGTTCGAGGCCAACGGCGCGACGCCGCTGCTGCTCGGCGCGCTGTGGCCGTTCGCGATCCTGTTTCCGTCGCCGTTCCTGTTCGGCATCGGCGACTGGCCGGCCGCGCTGTGGGAGCGCGCGGACCGGTCGATGCAGGACGCGCTGCTCGCCTGGCTGCCGGCCGCATGGCACGTGAGCGAATGGCCCGAGCGCGTGGACGGCTGGCTGTCCGATTCCGGATGGGAAGCCGCGCTCGGCGCGCTGATGCTGTTCGCGGCGCTCGCGATCGCGTCGCTGCCGATGCGCCCGAGCGCGCCCCGCGTGCGGCTGCTGATCGCGTTCGTCGCGGCCACGCTCGCGCTGAAGGCGGCCGCGACCTTCATGCAGTCGAGCACCGGCCTCGTCGTCGTGTG is a window from the Burkholderia vietnamiensis LMG 10929 genome containing:
- a CDS encoding bifunctional 2',3'-cyclic-nucleotide 2'-phosphodiesterase/3'-nucleotidase, which produces MRLPPLSRRRVRTAAALASLAFALAGCGGDDVTASAPQTQAQAPAGTTATLALLETTDLHTNVLSYDYFKLAADNSLGFERVSTLIAQARAQYPNSLLLDNGDTIQGTALADYQALVKPLGCDQTLAIYKVMNAARFDGGGIGNHEFNYGLPYLSQVTGNTFDVDGLPAPAQQKKCAGPNFPQVLANVISAKTNAPLFTPYTILTRTVTAVTPDGKTVSAPVKVGIIGFTPPAIMSWDKRWLDGKVYTTGLKEAAEKYIPEMRAKGADLVVAISHGGLDNTAYSPTMENGSWWLSTVPGIDAMLIGHSHQVFPDANSTVAQFNLPGVDKVKGTVNGVPTVMANYWGKHLGVIKLGLKFDGKTWSVDKSQTTVEARPIQNADKSYVAADPSVSAAIAAEHQATIDYVKTPIGSTDYRMNSYFADVGDPGAIQIVNEAQADYVKTYVQANLPQYASLPVLSVSAPFKSGFGGGSDYTDVAPGALAINNAADLYLYPNTVYAVKVSGADVKNWLETAARRFNTIDPTKATVQPLVSSFPGYNFDMFTSADLAYEIDVTQPVGSRIRNLTYKGAPLDPNAQFIVATNNYRASGGGNFPGLDGSKTIFASPDANRDVLIAFIKKRGTITRAADGAQRSWRFTKLASSLAHVRFTSAPNRLADATAAGLTGLTQVAADDGSGKNLAIYEIDLTQ
- a CDS encoding MlaE family lipid ABC transporter permease subunit produces the protein MDIDTPPGLSVDAGEQGQTVRLYGQWTALALARNRGAITRRVAGLASARPREWDLSGIERLDHVGGQALWRVWGRKLPAGVELSDTQRTIFERIERLDSQREAPERVVRFDPVTRLGLAIFTFGEHLQGGIAMFGRVILDALSVLRRPQTMPWKETSANIYSAGAQALPITALVAFLIGIVLSYLSAQQLQMFGANRYIVNILGLSVIRELGPVLSAILVAGRSGSAITARIGVMRVTEELDAMRVMGIPHGLRLVLPRVLALGVAMPLLVMWTNIIALTGGALAAKFVLAIDFNYFVRSLPGVVPIANLYIGVGKGVVFGMLIALVACHFGFRIKANSQSLGEGTTTSVVTSITVVILADAVFAILFQNVGLG
- a CDS encoding ABC transporter ATP-binding protein, with protein sequence MSTSDHPAAQPAAAGAGAAGAAPGAPGGELVIEVRNLTKRYGRNIVHQKLDFDVRRGEIVAIVGGSGSGKTTLVRQILGLERPTSGTIKVFGEDTSTIDEASARLMRTRSGMLFQQGALFSSMTVFDNIAQPLRELGRVPADLLHDIVMLKLEMVGLPGKHASKMPAALSGGMVKRVGIARAIALEPELLFLDEPTAGLDPQASDEFVELIGTLHRTLGLTVVMVTHDLDTMVALSTRVAVLADRKVLVAAPVEEAAGVDHPFIHEYFLGLRGRRALQALPPERRAKLPKAALEPALSSVEL
- a CDS encoding MlaD family protein translates to MENKSHAFWAGLFTIALTLAIAGTVFWFNVDRTVRVPYDLLARTNVTGLFPDAAVRFRGLDVGKVQSIGFDRTHPGQIRIRILVDHDAPITQSTYGSLGFQGVTGIAFVQLEDTGRDLAPLPSSSKSIAQIPMRPSLFDQIQERGDVLLRQLEQAAKSANELMSPEMRAQLLATAASLQHAADGAAALSKQLEPAVAALPDTMHQVDRAMASANTLLQPNGPLVANLNKAGSAAEQVGVALNDLNARVQYDTLPRFNALAGSVGDASRQLKDVAGELGRNPSSLLFGSPGPAPGPGEAGFVWPGTTAAK
- a CDS encoding ABC-type transport auxiliary lipoprotein family protein, which translates into the protein MPRILERALRPAATALALLTLALAAGCAGNSAALSNVRYDLGPAATVGSTGTGSALKVLDIAAPDALDSDKFVYRLAYADAQRTAVYRDSRWTAPPAQLLTQRLRAALSSRGAVLEGSDGVRAPTLKVDLTEFEQVFDGQSQSHGAVTARATLMQDGKVLGQHTFVSRAPSSTPDAAGGASALAAASDELVAQIAAWVGVQAYAGTP
- a CDS encoding VanZ family protein; protein product: MNAIRMPRASSLALQAFAAYAALVVYASLYPFEGWVSLGIGPFDYLFAPLQRYVTVFDVATNVLGYMPFGALGVLALHPRWRGVAATLVVTGLGVLLSGTMEALQTYLPTRVASNLDLGANALGALLGASLAAPATGALLDRGALRRLRFAWFEANGATPLLLGALWPFAILFPSPFLFGIGDWPAALWERADRSMQDALLAWLPAAWHVSEWPERVDGWLSDSGWEAALGALMLFAALAIASLPMRPSAPRVRLLIAFVAATLALKAAATFMQSSTGLVVVWATPGARLGIELGFAAALVALRVPPAWRALLAAVALLAGVALVNLLPVNPFFDFTLSGWRQGRYVHFNSLARWLAWIWPYAALLWLGQRVEHAWLPGRGRR